One window from the genome of Elaeis guineensis isolate ETL-2024a chromosome 5, EG11, whole genome shotgun sequence encodes:
- the LOC105032803 gene encoding LOW QUALITY PROTEIN: two-component response regulator ARR2 (The sequence of the model RefSeq protein was modified relative to this genomic sequence to represent the inferred CDS: inserted 2 bases in 2 codons), with protein MDPSSRAAASTASSGRPRDALRPLSDFPVGLRVLVVDDDPTCLKILDKMLRKCLYDVTTCSRAVVALAMLREKKGEFDLVLSDVYMPDMDGFKLLEHIGLEMDLPVIMMSADDGKDVVMKGVTHGACDYLIKPVRMEALKNIWQHVVRKRRNELKELEHSGSAEENDRQRRLLEEGDNASSVNEGSWKNAKRRRGGKEEEEEEVEEREDPSTLKKPRVVWSVDLHQQFVAAVKQLGIEKAVPKKILELMNVPGLTRENVASHLQKYRLYLRRVNGPQHQGRLDTPYTGSSEATFHSVGSFDGFDLQSLAAGQLSPQNLMALHSVPGRVTNTSIGMSSVDQIGFFNSSVEISNASNMRPPLMQQIDKKQMNFISGPPTSMESRQLGQSQQLVQSYGSMGLQXSEGASGLFNLPSSQRASTTFPGGSINANLSNSLVMQMTHQGPQFSLSQQQNQIHISMPQLPQTRGPIQNGIAGEHDSRLSTTIAQILPNDISSDVLGSSGSNMNVDTSLPGGYMNASSYGSVSHALYADFPNSCMNESTGSCYPLARSAGATSLTSTGMLQDVMPPVGNVEALGSSAGLKGAKDSVPNYDLFSELHQSKSQDWKLQNINVSYHSAQQLGSKQSNIAFGCPSLAHQDSIATIKDGSCRNTCTVRKEIFSVRTEIGHEKGECIAQRNSTILLENSVRVKAEGMSDHSCQDLLFDDNIIPDELMDAVGKKHQEGVVQVDPXLSFDGYSSGNSVARWLPPNDATSYGLLQ; from the exons ATGGATCCCAGCAGCAGAGCGGCCGCATCCACGGCGAGCTCGGGGAGGCCGAGGGACGCCCTCAGGCCTCTGTCTGACTTCCCGGTCGGCCTCCGGGTGCTCGTCGTCGACGACGACCCCACCTGTCTGAAAATCCTAGACAAAATGCTTCGCAAATGCCTCTACGACG TGACGACTTGCTCGCGTGCGGTGGTGGCGCTGGCGATGCTGCGGGAGAAGAAGGGAGAGTTCGATCTGGTTCTGAGCGATGTGTACATGCCGGACATGGATGGTTTCAAGTTGCTTGAGCACATAGGTTTGGAGATGGATCTTCCTGTTATCA TGATGTCGGCTGATGACGGGAAGGATGTGGTCATGAAGGGAGTCACTCATGGCGCCTGCGATTACCTTATAAAGCCGGTGAGGATGGAGGCGCTGAAGAATATATGGCAGCATGTGGTGAGGAAGAGGAGGAACGAGTTGAAGGAGTTGGAGCACTCGGGAAGTGCAGAGGAGAATGACAGGCAGAGAAGGCTTCTCGAAGAAGGGGATAATGCATCCTCGGTGAACGAGGGGAGTTGGAAGAACGCGAAGAGGAGGAGGGgtgggaaggaggaggaggaggaggaggttgaggagCGCGAAGATCCTTCGACATTGAAGAAACCGAGGGTAGTTTGGTCCGTTGACCTCCACCAACAGTTTGTCGCTGCCGTGAAACAATTGGGCATCGAGA AGGCTGTTCCCAAAAAAATCCTTGAGTTGATGAATGTTCCTGGACTTACTAGAGAAAATGTTGCGAGCCACCTGCAG AAATACCGATTATATTTGAGGAGAGTAAATGGACCGCAACATCAGGGAAGACTTGATACACCATATACAGGCAGTTCAGAAGCAACATTTCATTCAGTTGGTTCGTTTGATGGGTTTGATCTTCAATCTCTTGCTGCCGGTCAGCTTTCACCACAAAATCTTATGGCTCTACATTCAGTGCCTGGAAGAGTTACAAATACTAGCATAGGCATGTCTTCTGTTGATCAAATAGGTTTCTTCAATTCTAGTGTGGAAATATCTAATGCTTCAAACATGAGGCCTCCGTTAATGCAGCAAATTGACAAGAAGCAAATGAACTTCATTTCTGGACCCCCCACCAGCATGGAGTCAAGGCAGCTTGGTCAGTCGCAACAACTGGTCCAATCATACGGAAGTATGGGACTGC CCAGTGAAGGAGCATCAGGACTTTTTAACCTACCATCTTCCCAAAGAGCAAGCACTACATTCCCTGGAGGCTCCATTAATGCAAACCTGAGTAATTCTTTGGTTATGCAAATGACTCATCAAGGACCGCAATTTTCTTTATCTCAGCAACAGAATCAAATACATATTAGTATGCCACAACTGCCCCAAACAAGGGGACCGATACAAAATGGAATTGCTGGTGAACATGATTCGAGGCTCTCAACAACCATCGCACAAATTCTTCCAAATGACATTTCAAGTGATGTCTTGGGAAGTAGTGGGAGTAATATGAATGTGGACACTTCATTGCCTGGAGGCTACATGAATGCTTCTTCATATGGTTCAGTTTCTCATGCTTTGTATGCTGATTTTCCTAACAGCTGCATGAATGAATCAACTGGAAGTTGCTATCCTCTTGCAAGAAGTGCAGGAGCAACCAGTCTCACTTCAACTGGTATGCTTCAAGATGTTATGCCCCCGGTGGGAAATGTTGAAGCATTAGGTAGTTCCGCTGGCCTAAAAGGAGCAAAGGACTCTGTTCCAAATTATGATCTATTTAGTGAACTTCATCAAAGTAAAAGCCAAGACTGGAAGCTACAGAATATAAATGTTTCTTACCACTCAGCCCAACAACTTGGCTCCAAGCAAAGCAATATTGCCTTTGGTTGTCCATCATTGGCTCATCAAGATTCAATTGCTACCATAAAAGATGGGAGTTGTCGGAATACATGCACTGTTAGGAAGGAGATTTTTTCAGTGAGAACAGAAATTGGACATGAGAAGGGAGAGTGCATTGCTCAACGCAATAGTACCATTCTACTTGAAAACTCTGTTAGAGTAAAAGCTGAAGGCATGTCAGATCATAGTTGTCAAGACTTGCTTTTTGATGACAATATTATACCAGATGAGCTAATGGATGCTGTTGGAAAGAAG CATCAAGAAGGGGTTGTGCAAGTTGATC AGCTTAGTTTTGATGGCTATTCCTCGGGTAACAGTGTAGCTCGCTGGCTTCCTCCAAATGATGCCACCAGCTATGGGCTTCTACAGTAA